The DNA window GGTGAAGCTCGATCAAGCTTTTCAAAACTCAGCAATGACGACTCAAAGTCTTCAGCTTCGACAAAGAGCAGaaacttttaattaatttatcagTGCAATGTCAATATCATGGAAGCGTAAAATATAGTAAAGgattcactattattattattattgcaggtCCAGTCATCTCACCACCAGTTATGTAAACCCCTGACTGAGCTGAGCTTGCACAAGCTCATGTTCTGTCCAACCAATCACTAATAACCATTGTTTTCCAACAACCAATCCCTGACCACCACTGTTTGTTCCACCCACAGTCTTCATTTTAAACTCTGTTCTTGGggacattaaataataacatgaaGTCATTTCATTAATTTCCTTCATGTTTACTTCCCAACTACTCACTAACCACTGCTTTTTAAGCTTAGAGTGTTTTAAAGAAATTACATAAATAGTATGTTTGAATGGTTTGACTACTTTGGAAATACAAACATTTGGTTTGTAGTTCTGTGACcaaagatattttattttattttatatatatatatatatatatatatatatatatatatatatatatatatatatatatatatataaagataagaTACACACACGAAGTTATACTGCATTATCTTTTGTTCTATATTCAGAAATTCTTACTTCCCTGCATAACAccttttgatatgcaaatgatcCAGACGCTTAAATGACTATGCAAATTAGCCCGTTGCGTCACCTGGCGATTTTAAAGCCTGCATTAGCTACTTTTCCCTTGACAACAATCATTGTtgaaactatctatctatctatctatctatctatatatatatatatatatatatatatatatatatatatatatatatatatatatatatatatatatatatacacacctttGGTAGCTAGCCATGTCGACTACCATAATACTGTTTAAATAGCGAGCATAATCCTGATATGTAGTTAGTTATCGGTGTTAATACTGAACACAACAGAGTCTGGTTATATAGCAGGCGGATCTCTTGGTCCTTCATGTCAGTTAGATATCTGCACTACCAGCTGACTAGCctgctaactagctagcataAATACATAGGTTATCGTCTAGTCTGCTAACAGGAGGCTACTAGAGACCGATAAACAGGCGCTAGCTGGCGATTTGAAAAGTAAATATAGCGTTAGTGTGAAACTGTTAAATTCATTATTCACAAAGAAAGAAGGCGCAtgaattctcacacacaccactacacgtACTGAACCCTTCTCATGACATTTAAACATCGACAGCAGACAAATTAGTCGGTTGAGAGGAATTAAATTTTACCTCCATTCGGAGACGCCATTTTTACATCGAATCACGTGACGTCCGAGAGCCAATGGTTGACGAGATGTTCAGGGGTGACGGAGATAAAGCTCCGCCTTATTAGGAGTCTGATGGGAAATGAAGTTTGCACTGCATAAGAGAAGAACTACACGGGGGATTGTTGAACATTTCTGAGACCTGGTATTGCTTTTATTATACATctaatacatctaataataatttattatacatctaataataacctagaatttttattctgttaattcttatttcttttattattcgtcatttcctttatcattaattatgtctaccgtcttctctatgtttatgttctctaaagctgctttgagacaatgtctattgtaaaaagcgctatacaaataaacttgaattgaattgattttaaGTGGAAAAAAAGGTAACCTAAGGGGAAAATGTCCTGTTATACCAAAGTGCCGTTTTAttatcaaatctgattggttgaggGGTGCCGATTATTGTTCTGTAATTGCATGTTTCTAACTAGTTTTTATAGTAACACTTAATTTtagttttgtaattttttttaaagttttaatgtgCTGGCTTATTGATGTAGATCAGCAATTATTCTTATAGTATAGTTATAGATAGATGGTTTATTGTTATAGTATAGATTAGTTTTTGTCTAATTAGTGTTGGATTTACAAGCACTTGTGTGGTGAATTATCTATAtaatttaaatctttttagCATTTTACAATGTGCTGTTATTTGGTAAAGAAATACAGAATTGTGGCTACGGATGATGTTTTGTCAAAGAATTTATGGAAAGAGACACGGCTGGTTGTGGTTTGTAACAACCAGAAAGTTTTCCCAATATcaaagagtttttattttagaagACTTTGTGCATCTGATCCTCACCTGCATCCGTTTATATATTGGCTTCTTCCACTTCCTTTATGGCTACAAttgttaatacatttaaatactcaccaaaaataataattacattatgtTCAAGAACAAAGCAAGAAAACAACCTGCACAGAAAAGttttctaaaaaatatttaatatttacgtTAAAATGATCTGCTGGACAATCCAATCTGGACAATTTCACAGACTGGATATTGACAGCTACTATCAGATACTGCAAACAAATACTTGAAAAACTTTGACCATAATGTAGAAATCCCCCAAAACAAGAAAGTGAGATTTCCAGAACTCCAAGAAACTTCCTTTCAGCTCTAATCCACTATATCAGTGAAAGGTCGCTACTTCTAATATATTTATGACCTAAAAGGCACTTTGTGTGATTGTTTATTTCACTGAAACCTGGAGTAGTTTATAGTTGTAATGTATATCCGACAAGCCTACAAACACgaacaattaaataattaatgcttTACAATACTGAGGACATTCGAATGTCATCACTTATAAGTTATCAAATCTAGCATATTTAATTACGATCTTGTAAAAAGAAATGTCACTGTTTCAGCAGCTCTCTAGTCTCTGAACCAGTTCATAGATCATCTGTTTTTCCTGCACCATGTATTATGtcaaaacactttaaaattcCCAGGAGTCCAACCATCTGAGTCCCGCCATGGAGGAGGCAGGATCATGAGCAAGCGGTCCCTTCATGCCGTAGGACAGAGGGTGGAACAGGTAAAAGCTGCAGGGAAGAGAGATAAATGATCACAGACATGTAATACCACCACTCATCTTTGGAGGTCTCATGCAATCCATGACTCTATGGGTCAGAGCCCTTTTGGCGACACGAGATGAAGCTACACAATATCAGGCAGGTGGTTTTTAATGCTCTGGCTGATTGGTGTAGATCAGTGATTATTCTTATAGTATAATTATACATAGAGGATTTATTGTTATAGCATAGTTTATAGCTTAGTTTTTGTCTCGTTAGTGTTGCATCAGTGCTACattgtgttaaaatgttttcCACAGTCTTTAATCCATTTGTCAGACCTGTACCCATGTTTGCTTACCTGagatttgtttattgttataataGTTTTAGGTTAACAGTAAAAACACTTTCCTACATCTAGGCTTTAAAAACAAGATTGAATGAGTAAAATAACTCCATATAAAAATAGTGAGTTCAAAAAATCTGGAGAAAAATTATAACGTGAGTTGTACAGACTGCTAAccatatatttctttttttaagtccTCTCAGAACAATGTCTCTACAcaacacaggaaaaaaacagtaatttacacTTGAGATActaaatttaatatatattttttttttcagtcaaacTTTTGACTGGTAATGTACCTTATTCAGTTTTATAATTAATCATGTAGCGACTCATCAATAAAAAGAAGTGAATGGTTGTATGCCATAAAGGATGCCATGATTATATagagcttttctctctctttattattaCTTCCACGGGATCTTGAACatctatattattttaaatacctGCACATAAGAGTTATGGAAAGAGATTATAAAAGCCCTAATGTTAGTGTTTTGTATGATCTTTAACAGCCATGAGTTAAGGCGGCTTAAGAAAATTACTACATTCTactggagggagggagagagagagagatagagatagagatagatagatagatctcaCCTGTAGAGGAGTCCAAACAGTATCACCATGTGACCTGCTCTTAAAATGCACTTTGATACAGCTAGACAAAACAGGAAATCAGCATTCTGCAAAAGTGCATCCAGTGTTATtcctttaaagaaaagaaaaaaggttaaGTCACCAAGCTGTCTGAATGGCGGTTTTGCTTCACACCGTGCTTGTTTCGCACACACTGATGGTTGATGTAGTGCTATCCAGACCAAAGACCACCAACAGCAAAGTTCTGTTAATGTCAGCGAGTTAAAATCCTGATGATGCCACAgccacatttcagttgattgctgttttgcacaatactttataatacctcatgtaactggtgctataatactaatgtgttcactccagtatttctgcacaagcaacgttgattgaacatacagtatttaagtccttagctctgtctttgttttatgtagcaccatgatcctggagaaatgtctcatttcactgtgtgctgcaacagctatatatggcttTAATGACAatgaaagcttcttgacttgacttgagccATCTATGGAGCAAAATCGGCCATACTCTCAATGAAGGAAGGTagcaaaatattttacactCTCTCCCTATGAATTACAGTCACACTAGTCAATCATATACATTTTCTGTGCTCATGCACATAGAAGGGGGCAGAAGGAAGCAGACAGGGGCATTGTTCTTGGTTACTCTGCCCCCTTTAAGCAGCAGTTAAAAAGATGCAGTTCCCTTGTGTCAGAGGAAGCATATGGCATTGGTATCTTATCAATAAttctcttgtggctgaatgggcaATTCCCCACAACCACACTACAACATCTAGTGTAATTTCTTCCTAGAAGagtgaaaaaatattaaaaacaacaggAGGAGCTGAATCAGGAATTCAACTGGATCAAACTCTGGACTAAACTCTGGTCACAGGTCCACAAGTCTATCTCTAACTCTCTACGTGaaatggtagctcagtgtttaacgGGTTGGACAACTGATCTAAAGGTTGTGAGATTGTAATCTCTGGCCGTCTCTGGCTGTAATTTTGTGTTGAGTAAAGTTGTATGTTCTTAAAGTAagcaaaactaaatattttcctccTCATCACCACACCAACAATCACATTACAGTTTTCCCAGAAGAAGATGGTTccagtttagtgttttttgtttctccCTACCTGTAAGCATACTGCTGAAGAGCATGGCAGGAAAGTAGTGGTGGTAGTAGAGAATTCGCCCCATGATGTAGAAGGGCATGTAGTGCAGCACCCAGCCCAAGAACAGCATTCCACCACCTTCTAGAAGAACCTGGCAGCGTGCTGAACAAACAGAACGGCAGGAAAGCAATAAAAGATCATCAGATAATATAGATAGTTCACATACTGTAACTAGGTTCCTGGGAGTTATGCTGCTTTAAGATACCGaaagttaaagtgacagtcatGCCGTGTTAGACGCAAGGCCACATTGACATGGTCTGTGTACCTACATCTTTTACAGCTCAGCAATTTAGCATTGTACCTCCTGTAATCATATATCATTCATATATTTCCTGTTTAACCAATAATCATGCAGTTTTTTGTTTACCAGTAACCAATCGCTAACCCTGTGCAGTAAACTATATCATCACATGTAACCCTTTAGCCAAAAACTTGTGACAAAAATCAATTGATTACTCGGAAGTCAAGATGCTTCACTTTGAGTTTAACTTTCATTTGTCTACAGAAGGTAATATATTCCACAACCACTGAACAGAAGTATTTCTTGCTCacctttcctccctccctcgAGTTTAGCTCCTCTCTGTATGGCCAGAGAAAACAGACACACCATGACAAGAAATAGAGCCAGAGTGAACAGATTCAGCCACCAGATAACCTGAAGAGCAGACAGACAAGTGCAGCAGAGTCATACACCTTTCCTGAAGCCTTTGGAATAACTTATATAACTTATATAATATTGTTCAGTTACTGTTCTCCAAAAACTCATCCATGTATGAATGAAATGTGTATAAtgcctctctctatctcagtTTCAGAAAACTGCCTATTATTTAGAAATTTGGAATATTacctgtaaaataaatgatgtacagtatgtgcatctCAATCAGCTCCTTAGTTCACTACTAAGCGCACTGATCATGGAGTTtagcattttaacatttttaacaattgCTATTTAATAACTGTTGCAATTGCAAAATCCTTCAGATGCACCAGAACATTTGCTCCGTAAAataatcccacaatgcactgcaacAAAAAGTCGTACATGAATGAAGCCTCTCAGCTAGAAAAGGAAATCTGGCAGACGGATTCAACTTCAACTATAAacatattatttgtttatttataactaTATACATGCTTTATATGACCTTCTATATACACCTAACTTGAGTCTTCTGACATGAgtgttaaatgatttaaaataaatatactagCTATTTTTCATAATGTGCTTTAAACTACATAAAAAGGTCAAAGAAATCGTACCTGCTGTTTTGTTGATAAATGCCATTGGTGAAGTTTTACAGCTTGAGTATATAGTCGTGTCACCGAAGAGTCAAATCACTAATGAGTCACCAATGTTCCAGAGTCTTTACAACTTTCCCTAACTTGTGTACATAATACACCTTTTCATAACCTAGGGAACTagggagctgattgagacacaTCCATGGTAATATTCGTGGCTCTTTACTGTACCAGAGCATGTTATCCCTGAACCTTTTACCACCAGAACACAGTAGGCCTTTTGGTtgccattatttattatttataggctttattttttattatttataggcTGACTTGTATTTGAATTATTGATGATTGGATTAAACCCATTTAATTCCACTGAgcatacagacagactgatagctTTGATAATTAATAGCAACTAATAATGTAGTTATGAAAAGGTCCTCCAGAGGATTCGGGATACAGGGTTCTTTTCACAGCTAAACAAATTTATATACAGGTTTCACTGTCTTCAACAACAGAAgaatagaagagagagagatagggaaagTGGATACTCACAGGGTTCCCTAAAAGATACACGCGATACTCTGTTTCATTCACTCCAGAAAATCTCAAGCCCTACACATAGAAGTGACAAGAATTATTTCTTAATAGATTAATTCAAATGACTAGTATTATTTATCTTGCTTTGAAAAGTATTGTAAATTTTTGTGTAACACAAGAAGGTCACCTGATAGTTGATAGGCCAGTGCCAGGGTTTGGAGTTAACTTCATTGTCTTTAGGTTTTAGGCCACTGTTTCCCTGTTGTTCAAGAGCAAGCAATGTGCATCAGGATGTTTCTTGGTGTCAATAGGTATGTTTACATGCTTCCATTGATCAGTCCTGTAAACGGTGCAATCCAATTCAAATACTTGGTTTACTTGtgcattatatactgtatattgtccAAACATGACACCTGCACAAGCGAAGAGTGTCTGGCTTTTTGCGTTTGCACCACTGCACAATatgttttttaatctaattgagaaaaaaatatacagattttttCGCCCTAATCGCCATATTATTTCAGACCTACCAAATCTTTTAATTCAGATCATTCAGATCGAACTCAACCCGATTACCGACAGATTATTTGGTTGCATGTACACATACTGAAAGAGATTTTTCTATTTCGATAGAGTTTTTCAATAGAGCTTACCCTAATCATCACAACATGAGATTCAAGTAGGATCTCCAGGAAGGAAGGCTTTAGCACACACAAACTGATGTTGGGCACTATGGAGACACGAAATCATACTTTATGCTGaaagtctaaaataaaaaataaatgaaaaacagtcATCATATCGACAGGGTGGAGCTGCTATGACTTACATTTGGGGTTGATGTGATCTTCAATGTTCCACTGGGAGTTTGGAGTTTCCTTTAAGTATGGACTACATGTCACCTCTGCCTGCTCCCAGCCCCTTTAAAAATGTGAGAGATTTGTAATAAAtcttattatttaatacataatTCTTCATAGATTTTTACCCATCTATCTTCATGTTGTTCCTGGACTAATAGAATTACCTCAGCTAAAGCAATCCCTGCAGTATTGTTACAAAATTTGATATTGATCATGATATAGATGTAATATTTCCCAGCTTTACATGGGGTTTACATGAAATTACAGTGAACGGCTTTTTCGCAGATGCTTTTGAATGCACTGATTTGATCCACCAATCAGCTTGAAGTACAGCACTGCAGTTTCACATCACAGTCAATTTACACCCAGACGTACAAATGTTTGGGGCATAAAGGACACGTCACCGCGGTCTGAGAGGTTCTTACCACTTCGGGAGCATCTTCCCTGAGGAATAGAGCACACAGCCAGTTGAACGATGCAGGAAGCGCACTTTACTACGCAACACCTTCACCGGGTCACCTTTCTTTCCTCCACACACCTCCACCTGCCAGAGATCATTGGGATCGCCTGTACCATTCTAGAAAAACAAAGAGAGCAGGTTATGTTTAGGATCTCTAGTGATATTCCTTCTGCACAGGTATCTATTAAAGTGAATCGTGGTAATGTGGCCCGAAGAAAATGGAATCTGCGAACCAATTACCGTTGTGTTATTTGCATCCTTTCATTGCACAGTTAGCGatataagcctttttttttgatgatctTTGGTGGACACAGAAATACAGCATGATACTCACAATGCCATAGCCTGTGACTTGAAGGTGCTTCTTAGTCAGTGGTGCTTCATGAAAGTGACTGTGCAGGTTGCGTGAGGTCCTGGCAGAAAAAAACGGTTTAGAATCATTCTTGTGGTTTGGATATATCGCTGGAGGTTTTTTGTTTGGCTTGTTATATCcattagaaaaaaacaatatgcCATAGGATTGCGATGCTGCTCCTCAAGGCAACAACAGCTCGACCACACAATCAGGGCTGAATGTTATAAGGGCTAATACCTCATTttattttgagaaaaaaatacaaataattaatataaataaataaaaagagttttTGCCTCCTGTAAGCTTGATTACTGCAGCAGTAGCCAATCATCAATCAAAATACAGAGTATGGTATGAAGTGGAGGAtgtggctgatttctttctagcacacactgtttactcGCACAGCCTATCTGTATCAAGTAAGGACATCATTTCCATAGGAGATTGGGGTCTGTGATGGTCACGGGTATTGGCTCGCTCACCCCAAATAATCAGAACTAGCAATTACATCCCtccaatatttatatttaccatAAACAACTTAAACATATGTGGATGACATTTATTGTCCAAAATTCCTCATGTTCTGAACGGAGTTATATAGAGataaatcagataaaaataCTAAAAGCTCTCCTCTACTGACTTTTTTAAAGACAtgtaaaagacacacacacaaaaaaaaatcatattactgatgtattttatgtcattgaacaaaacatgaacacattttGAGCTTGTCATGATCAAAAAGTTATTTCaggcataaaaaaaagaaataaaacttttagCACTCTAAAAGCCAAAAATATAATAGTGACATAATTGTAATGGCGAGTTCCAAATATGTATAAGAATTTCCACATCCACAAGTCAATAAAGAGACACTTCATGAACATACTCACTCTTTGTGCTCCAACCGAATGATGTCACCGTGTCGGATGAGCTCGGGACTCACTGAGGGATCTAAAGTgtggaggaaataaaaaaaacccacaatctCCACAACCACATGCAACTGGTGTCAGAAAAAAGATCGTAGGAACATCCAGATTTCccctcaccatcatcatcatcaggtctCTTGACGAGCCACAGATTATTAAAGTCTTTGTGCAGATAAGCTGTGACCTATTAAAGCAGAAATGCAAGACTGCGTATTATTAGCTAGTcttaataataatgcaaaaataCTGATTTTATAAAAGGAGCTAGCTACCAATATAGATAGAAAACAGTGTGAATGTGTAAGGAATCGGTTTGGTTATGGGTTTACAAATGCTACGTGTAAGTGTTATACGAGTAAACCTCATAATAATCGTTATAATCCTAAAATTCGgactttttaatgaaaaattaattgaatgatttccttttttaatatatctgtataacataaatgattaaactttatgtaaaaaatattttaaatgcttgGCTTTTCCTGAACTCCAGCAAAATACTCTAGTATCTGTAACATTACCGTGTCTTACAGGGAAACAAGTTCGAGAGattgaaaatatttaattcagtaaaataaataaatagtaactaAAATTTTCATTTAAGAATTAACTTTCATTTGTTACAGCTACGTTAATCAcccattaacaaaaacaaaatttagGCTTTAATATCtcaatgtaataataataataataataaaattctttAATAATTGAGTTGTCAGTTATAATTTCAAAGTATTTCTTATAGTCCTACATTATACGAACAAATATACTTCAAGTGCTTCTACATTCAATACTGAAAAGTAATCAATATTAAAAGGCATTTATGAGAGTGTATAATTAAAAGCTGTGTGAGGCAGTATCGTCTGACCTGTTGCTGTTGGGCTCCGACCCCCTCTGGATACAGGTGCCAGTGGGAATGAAGATATCCTCCAGCTATTCGCAGGTTCTTCACTGTTATTGCTGAGCCATATGCTAAGTCTGTTTGTAGGAAGAACAAAAAGGATGTAATTTCCTGAGTATAAGGGGTAATAAAGCATGGAAGTAGGACTGGGCAATATAAAGTTATGAAATCaaatataatgataaaatacTGTGGTTATTTATTGCAAGTATCTCACTGGATATtacaaacaattttttaaaaccaTTTGTTTAATGTTCCTTAAGTCATAGACTaaggtcacagactaagaatgttgttaaataagtaattgtgtgcacatcccaccttctggcaggtgcaggacaaaagaaactgctaaagtggaaaaaaaagtgttgcgGACATTAAATTTTTTCAcagactacatttacatttacagcatttagcagacgctcttatccagagcgacgtacataagtgcttaaatctctagcattgaatacattaatgctggggTTCacaaggttacatacttaagataccatgagtttaaaacatttgttcaaagttacaatgaaaaagtgtcaaaggtttttttgtttgtttgtttgtttgctttaaatgcaaaagataaagaaagaagtgttagttgaagtgtttcctgaataagtccaccgcttgaaaatagccagagACTCAGCTGTcaggacctctaggggaagttcattccaccacctcggtgccagaacagagaagagtcttgtagtatacttacctcttaccctgagagatggtggaaccagccgagcagtgctggtagatcggaggttgcggggtgcagtgtgaggggtgatgagggctttgaggtaagaggaagctggtccatttttggctttgtaggccagcatcagtgttctGAATCCGTTttgaaacactgatgctggctttgtaggccagcatcagtgttttgaaccatcagtggagggatcgcagcaacggggtggtatgcgagaaatttggcaggttgaaaacaagacgtgcagctgcattttggattgcatataggtagacctgccagcagtgcgttactgtaatccagtctagaaatgacaagtaccgggcagcctgtgtggacaaaaatggccgagtCCTTCTAATGTcgtagagaagaaactgacattagcaccatgagaggaaaaggacagttgattgtccatg is part of the Tachysurus fulvidraco isolate hzauxx_2018 chromosome 12, HZAU_PFXX_2.0, whole genome shotgun sequence genome and encodes:
- the pomt2 gene encoding protein O-mannosyl-transferase 2 isoform X2; amino-acid sequence: MEESFREDQNGVRSVVRNRSSCTRTEKARARGTPERAHVHASDSHRRSCLNGSSPSLSMSRYNRSDVWSVCPVLTVLLLSVCTRFYKLPEPPHVCWDETHFGKMGSYYINRTFFFDVHPPLGKMLIGLAGYLTGYDGTFPFIKPGDKYEHHNYLGMRGFCAALGSCLPPFAFLVVWELSRSTTAALIAAYLLIFDTGCITLSQYILLDPILMFFIMGAVLSMVKFKQERNRPFSWSWWLWLLLTGVNLAGSLGVKFVGLFVILLVGINTAWDLWKLLGDISLSLVDFAKHLASRVFGLIMIPLFLYTTIFAVHFVILNRSGPGDGFFSSAFQSRLTGNNLHNATMPEYLAYGSAITVKNLRIAGGYLHSHWHLYPEGVGAQQQQVTAYLHKDFNNLWLVKRPDDDDPSVSPELIRHGDIIRLEHKETSRNLHSHFHEAPLTKKHLQVTGYGINGTGDPNDLWQVEVCGGKKGDPVKVLRSKVRFLHRSTGCVLYSSGKMLPKWGWEQAEVTCSPYLKETPNSQWNIEDHINPKLPNISLCVLKPSFLEILLESHVVMIRGNSGLKPKDNEVNSKPWHWPINYQGLRFSGVNETEYRVYLLGNPVIWWLNLFTLALFLVMVCLFSLAIQRGAKLEGGRKARCQVLLEGGGMLFLGWVLHYMPFYIMGRILYYHHYFPAMLFSSMLTGITLDALLQNADFLFCLAVSKCILRAGHMVILFGLLYSFYLFHPLSYGMKGPLAHDPASSMAGLRWLDSWEF
- the pomt2 gene encoding protein O-mannosyl-transferase 2 isoform X1, which produces MEESFREDQNGVRSVVRNRSSCTRTEKARARGTPERAHVHASDSHRRSCLNGSSPSLSMSRYNRSDVWSVCPVLTVLLLSVCTRFYKLPEPPHVCWDETHFGKMGSYYINRTFFFDVHPPLGKMLIGLAGYLTGYDGTFPFIKPGDKYEHHNYLGMRGFCAALGSCLPPFAFLVVWELSRSTTAALIAAYLLIFDTGCITLSQYILLDPILMFFIMGAVLSMVKFKQERNRPFSWSWWLWLLLTGVNLAGSLGVKFVGLFVILLVGINTAWDLWKLLGDISLSLVDFAKHLASRVFGLIMIPLFLYTTIFAVHFVILNRSGPGDGFFSSAFQSRLTGNNLHNATMPEYLAYGSAITVKNLRIAGGYLHSHWHLYPEGVGAQQQQVTAYLHKDFNNLWLVKRPDDDDDPSVSPELIRHGDIIRLEHKETSRNLHSHFHEAPLTKKHLQVTGYGINGTGDPNDLWQVEVCGGKKGDPVKVLRSKVRFLHRSTGCVLYSSGKMLPKWGWEQAEVTCSPYLKETPNSQWNIEDHINPKLPNISLCVLKPSFLEILLESHVVMIRGNSGLKPKDNEVNSKPWHWPINYQGLRFSGVNETEYRVYLLGNPVIWWLNLFTLALFLVMVCLFSLAIQRGAKLEGGRKARCQVLLEGGGMLFLGWVLHYMPFYIMGRILYYHHYFPAMLFSSMLTGITLDALLQNADFLFCLAVSKCILRAGHMVILFGLLYSFYLFHPLSYGMKGPLAHDPASSMAGLRWLDSWEF